In a genomic window of Mycolicibacterium neoaurum VKM Ac-1815D:
- a CDS encoding TetR/AcrR family transcriptional regulator — protein sequence MRRSASETKSVILAAARERFAADGYERGTIRAIAADAGIDPSMVMRYYGTKENLFAAAAEFDLELPDLADIPIADIGRALAAHFIERWERDEALLILLRAGVTNEAVAERMRTIFAAQLAPVIGKVIDDPAQAPVRAGLAATQVLGMALCRYVLGFPPLQQMSHDDVVGWIGPTLQRYLVG from the coding sequence ATGAGGCGATCGGCATCCGAGACCAAGTCGGTCATCCTGGCCGCGGCCAGGGAACGCTTTGCCGCCGACGGTTACGAACGCGGCACCATTCGCGCCATCGCCGCCGACGCCGGCATCGACCCGTCGATGGTCATGCGCTATTACGGCACCAAGGAGAACCTCTTCGCCGCGGCCGCCGAGTTCGATCTGGAACTGCCGGATCTGGCTGACATCCCGATCGCCGATATCGGCAGGGCGTTGGCGGCCCACTTCATCGAGCGGTGGGAGCGCGACGAGGCGTTGCTCATCCTGCTGCGCGCCGGTGTCACCAACGAGGCGGTGGCCGAACGGATGCGGACGATCTTCGCGGCGCAGCTGGCGCCGGTGATCGGCAAGGTCATCGACGATCCGGCGCAGGCGCCGGTGCGCGCCGGCCTGGCCGCCACCCAGGTGCTCGGGATGGCGTTGTGTCGCTACGTCCTCGGGTTCCCGCCGCTGCAGCAGATGAGCCACGACGACGTCGTCGGCTGGATCGGGCCGACGTTGCAGCGCTACCTGGTGGGCTGA
- a CDS encoding amidohydrolase, which translates to MTLRAHTEDWLAAHHDDLVAWRRHIHTHPELGRQEFATTEFVATRLADAGLNPKVLPGGTGLTCDFGPEDRPRVALRADMDALPMAERTGLPFSSIVPGVAHACGHDAHTSVLLGAGLAMASAPELPVGVRLIFQPAEELMPGGAIDAVAAGAVAGVARIFALHCDPRLEVGKVAVRLGPITSAADSIEITLHSPGGHTSRPHLTGDLVYALGTLITGVPGVLSRRIDPRKSTVMVWGAVNAGVAANAIPQTGTLAGTVRTASRDTWLTLESLVREIVSSLLAPLAVEHSVNYRRGVPPVVNEEVATRIFTHAIEALGPDALADTHQSGGGEDFSWYLEEVPGAMARLGVWSGQGPQLDLHQPTFDLDERALAVGVRTMVNLVEQSGLV; encoded by the coding sequence ATGACCCTGCGGGCGCACACCGAGGACTGGCTGGCAGCGCACCATGACGACCTTGTCGCGTGGCGGCGCCATATCCACACCCACCCCGAGTTGGGGCGCCAGGAGTTCGCGACCACCGAGTTCGTCGCCACCCGGCTGGCCGACGCGGGGCTGAACCCGAAGGTGCTCCCCGGCGGTACCGGTCTGACCTGTGATTTCGGTCCCGAGGATCGCCCGCGGGTGGCCTTGCGTGCCGATATGGATGCGCTGCCGATGGCCGAACGGACGGGCCTGCCGTTCAGCTCGATCGTGCCGGGCGTCGCGCATGCCTGCGGGCACGACGCGCACACCAGTGTGCTGCTCGGTGCGGGTCTGGCGATGGCGTCGGCGCCCGAACTGCCGGTCGGGGTGCGGCTGATCTTCCAGCCCGCCGAGGAGCTGATGCCCGGAGGGGCGATCGACGCGGTGGCCGCCGGCGCCGTCGCCGGGGTGGCGCGGATCTTCGCGCTGCATTGCGATCCGCGCCTGGAGGTCGGCAAGGTCGCGGTGCGCCTGGGGCCGATCACCTCCGCGGCGGACTCCATCGAGATCACCCTGCACTCGCCGGGCGGGCACACCTCACGCCCGCATCTGACCGGGGATCTGGTGTACGCCCTGGGCACGTTGATCACCGGGGTGCCCGGTGTGCTGTCGCGTCGTATCGACCCACGCAAGAGCACCGTGATGGTGTGGGGTGCGGTCAACGCCGGTGTCGCGGCCAACGCGATCCCGCAGACCGGCACATTGGCGGGCACCGTTCGCACCGCCAGCCGGGACACCTGGCTCACCCTGGAATCACTTGTCCGCGAGATTGTTTCGTCGCTACTGGCGCCGCTGGCCGTGGAGCACAGTGTGAACTACCGTCGCGGTGTGCCGCCGGTGGTCAACGAGGAGGTGGCCACCCGCATCTTCACCCACGCCATCGAGGCGCTGGGGCCCGACGCGCTGGCCGACACCCACCAGTCCGGTGGCGGCGAGGACTTCTCCTGGTACCTGGAAGAGGTGCCGGGGGCGATGGCGCGGTTGGGTGTGTGGTCGGGTCAGGGCCCGCAGCTGGATCTGCACCAGCCGACCTTCGACCTGGACGAGCGGGCGCTCGCGGTCGGGGTGCGCACGATGGTCAACCTGGTGGAGCAGTCCGGCCTGGTCTAG
- a CDS encoding gamma-glutamylcyclotransferase produces MPLYAAYGSNMHPEQMLQRAPHSPMAGTGWLHGWRLTFGGEDYSWEGSLATLVEDPESKVFVVLYDVTAEDEANLDQWEGSELGFHKKIRCRVQRLSSDTSTDPVLAWLYVVDAWEGGLPSARYLGVMADAAEIAGAPAEYVHDIRTRPARNVGP; encoded by the coding sequence GTGCCGCTCTACGCCGCTTACGGATCGAACATGCATCCGGAACAGATGCTGCAGCGCGCGCCGCATTCGCCGATGGCCGGTACCGGCTGGTTGCACGGCTGGCGCCTGACCTTCGGCGGCGAGGACTACAGCTGGGAAGGGTCCCTGGCGACCCTGGTCGAGGACCCCGAGTCCAAGGTGTTCGTCGTGCTCTACGACGTGACCGCGGAGGACGAGGCCAACCTGGATCAGTGGGAGGGCTCCGAGCTGGGCTTCCACAAGAAGATCCGGTGCCGGGTACAACGGCTGTCCTCCGACACCAGCACCGATCCGGTCCTGGCCTGGCTCTATGTGGTGGACGCCTGGGAGGGCGGACTGCCCTCGGCGCGCTATCTCGGGGTGATGGCCGATGCCGCCGAGATCGCCGGGGCCCCGGCCGAGTACGTCCACGACATCCGGACCCGCCCGGCCCGCAACGTCGGACCCTGA
- a CDS encoding NAD(P)H-quinone dehydrogenase has protein sequence MPTRIVIIGGGPAGYEAALVAAARGPEAAQVTVVDSDGVGGACVLFDCVPSKTFIASTGVRTELRRANGLGFDIAIDDAKISLGQIHNRVKTLARSQSADIGSQLLGNGVTVVQGRGELVDDVPGMAHHRVKVTTRDGKTGVLKADVVLIATGATPRVLPNARPDGERILNWRQLYDLTELPEHLVIVGSGVTGAEFCSAYTELGVKVTVVASRDQILPHEDSDAAAVLEEAFAERGVQLVKNARADSVTRTDTGIKVSMADGRTVEGSHALMTVGSVPNTSGLGLERVGIELGPGNYLKVDRVSRTTAPGIYAAGDCTGLLPLASVAAMQGRIAMYHALGEGVNPIRLRTVAAAVFTRPEIAAVGVPQTKIDSGEVPARTLMLPLTTNARAKMSLLRRGFVKIFCRPATGVVIGGVVVAPIASELILPIALAVQNNLTVTDLAQTLSVYPSLSGSIVEAARRLMAHDDLD, from the coding sequence GTGCCTACCAGGATCGTGATCATCGGCGGTGGACCGGCCGGCTACGAAGCTGCCCTGGTGGCGGCGGCGCGCGGCCCGGAGGCCGCCCAGGTCACCGTCGTCGACAGTGACGGCGTGGGCGGGGCGTGTGTGTTGTTCGACTGCGTGCCCTCCAAGACGTTCATCGCCTCGACGGGAGTGCGTACCGAGCTGCGGCGCGCCAACGGCCTCGGGTTCGACATCGCCATCGACGACGCCAAGATCTCGCTGGGTCAGATCCACAACCGGGTCAAGACTCTCGCCCGCTCGCAGTCGGCGGATATCGGTTCGCAGTTGCTCGGCAATGGCGTCACCGTCGTCCAGGGTCGCGGCGAGCTGGTCGACGACGTGCCAGGGATGGCCCACCACCGGGTGAAGGTCACCACGCGCGACGGTAAGACCGGGGTGCTCAAGGCCGATGTGGTGCTGATCGCGACCGGTGCCACGCCGCGGGTGCTGCCCAATGCGCGCCCCGATGGCGAACGCATCCTGAACTGGCGCCAGCTCTACGATCTGACCGAGCTGCCCGAGCATCTGGTGATCGTCGGCTCCGGTGTCACCGGTGCCGAGTTCTGCAGCGCCTACACCGAGCTCGGCGTCAAGGTGACGGTGGTGGCCAGCCGGGACCAGATCCTGCCCCACGAGGACTCCGACGCGGCGGCGGTGCTCGAGGAGGCCTTCGCCGAACGCGGTGTCCAGCTGGTGAAGAACGCCCGCGCCGACTCGGTGACCCGCACCGACACCGGTATCAAGGTCTCGATGGCCGACGGGCGCACCGTCGAGGGCAGTCACGCGCTGATGACGGTCGGCTCGGTGCCCAACACCAGCGGCCTCGGTCTGGAGCGGGTCGGTATCGAGCTGGGCCCCGGCAACTACCTCAAGGTCGACCGGGTCTCGCGCACCACCGCACCGGGCATCTACGCCGCCGGTGACTGCACGGGACTGCTGCCGCTGGCGTCGGTGGCCGCCATGCAGGGCCGCATCGCGATGTACCACGCACTCGGCGAGGGGGTGAACCCGATCCGGCTGCGCACCGTGGCGGCCGCGGTGTTCACCCGCCCGGAGATCGCGGCCGTCGGCGTCCCGCAGACCAAGATCGACAGCGGTGAGGTGCCCGCGCGCACGCTGATGCTGCCGCTGACCACCAATGCGCGGGCCAAGATGTCGCTGCTGCGCCGCGGCTTCGTCAAGATCTTCTGCAGGCCCGCGACCGGCGTGGTGATCGGCGGTGTGGTGGTCGCGCCGATCGCCTCCGAACTGATCCTGCCGATCGCGCTGGCGGTACAGAACAACCTCACCGTCACCGATCTGGCGCAAACCCTGTCGGTGTACCCGTCGCTGTCGGGCTCGATCGTCGAGGCGGCACGCCGGCTGATGGCCCACGACGATCTCGACTAA
- a CDS encoding M20 family metallopeptidase encodes MSTVTASSSVEDAVNRRSGDLIALSHDIHAEPELAFAEHRSCAKTRTLVAERGFEVLDAPGGLDTAFRAEYGSGDLAIGICAEYDALPEIGHACGHNIIAASAVGTALALAEVADELGLTVVLIGTPAEEAGGGKVLLLNAGTFDDIAASVMLHPGPADIAAARSLALSEVAVGYTGRESHAAVAPYLGINAADAVTVAQVAIGLLRQQLMPGQMMHGIVTEGGQAANVIPGHAELRYTMRATDMTSLKALEERMAGCFAAGAVATGATHEIRETAPPYDALVPDRFLSEVFRSELLRVGRHPLPVELEAAFPLGSTDMGNVTQRLPGIHPVVGIDAGGASLHQPGFTAAAVGPSADKAVVEGAIMLARTVVALSENADERDRVLAALAERQENA; translated from the coding sequence ATGTCCACGGTCACCGCGTCGTCGAGCGTCGAGGACGCCGTCAATCGCCGCAGCGGCGACCTGATCGCGCTGTCGCACGATATCCACGCCGAGCCCGAACTGGCCTTTGCCGAGCACCGCAGCTGCGCGAAGACCCGCACGCTGGTCGCCGAACGCGGCTTCGAGGTCCTCGACGCCCCTGGCGGGCTCGACACCGCGTTTCGTGCCGAATACGGCAGCGGGGATCTGGCCATCGGAATCTGTGCCGAGTACGACGCGCTTCCCGAGATCGGACATGCGTGCGGACACAACATCATCGCCGCCTCCGCCGTGGGCACCGCCCTGGCGCTGGCCGAGGTGGCCGACGAGCTGGGTCTGACCGTGGTGCTGATCGGCACCCCGGCCGAGGAGGCCGGTGGCGGAAAGGTGTTGTTGCTCAACGCCGGAACGTTCGATGACATCGCCGCGTCGGTCATGCTGCATCCCGGGCCCGCCGATATCGCGGCGGCGCGCTCGCTTGCGCTGTCCGAGGTCGCCGTCGGCTACACGGGCCGAGAATCGCACGCCGCCGTCGCTCCGTACCTCGGGATCAATGCCGCCGATGCGGTCACCGTGGCACAGGTGGCCATCGGGCTGTTGCGCCAGCAGCTGATGCCGGGGCAGATGATGCACGGCATCGTCACCGAGGGCGGGCAGGCCGCCAACGTCATCCCCGGTCACGCCGAACTGCGCTACACCATGCGCGCCACCGACATGACCTCGCTGAAGGCCCTCGAGGAGCGGATGGCCGGCTGTTTCGCGGCGGGGGCGGTCGCCACCGGTGCCACCCACGAGATCCGCGAGACGGCCCCGCCATACGACGCGCTGGTGCCCGACCGATTCCTCTCCGAGGTGTTCCGGTCCGAACTGCTGCGCGTCGGGCGGCATCCGCTGCCGGTCGAGCTGGAGGCGGCGTTCCCGTTGGGCAGCACCGACATGGGTAACGTCACCCAGCGCCTGCCCGGTATCCACCCCGTCGTCGGCATCGACGCCGGGGGCGCATCGCTGCACCAACCCGGATTCACCGCCGCGGCCGTCGGGCCGAGCGCGGACAAAGCCGTCGTGGAAGGAGCGATCATGCTGGCGCGCACCGTTGTCGCGTTGTCCGAGAATGCCGACGAACGGGACAGGGTGCTCGCCGCACTGGCCGAGCGGCAGGAGAACGCATGA
- a CDS encoding purine-nucleoside phosphorylase, producing the protein MSDAQSAADAAAQAIGERTGVSAHDVAVVLGSGWAPALTSLGEPTASLPMADLPGFTPPTAAGHTGRVHSLHIGEHRVLVLVGRIHAYEGHDLRHVVHPVRTACAAGVGTVILTNAAGGLRPDMSVGQPVLISDHLNLTARSPLVGAQFVDLVDAYSPALRAVARDIDPGLAEGVYAGLPGPHYETPAEIRMLRTIGADLVGMSTVHETIAARAAGAAVLGISLVTNLAAGMTGQPLNHEEVLEAGRQSATRMGALLAAVIERI; encoded by the coding sequence GTGTCTGATGCTCAGTCGGCCGCCGATGCCGCCGCCCAAGCGATCGGTGAGCGCACCGGTGTGTCCGCCCATGATGTCGCCGTCGTGCTCGGGTCGGGGTGGGCGCCCGCGTTGACCTCGCTCGGCGAACCGACCGCGTCGCTGCCGATGGCCGACCTGCCGGGTTTCACCCCACCCACGGCGGCCGGGCACACCGGTCGGGTGCATTCGCTGCACATCGGTGAGCACCGGGTTCTGGTGCTGGTGGGGCGGATTCACGCCTACGAGGGACACGACCTCCGCCATGTCGTGCACCCCGTGCGCACGGCCTGCGCGGCCGGTGTGGGCACGGTCATCCTGACCAACGCCGCCGGTGGGTTGCGCCCCGACATGTCCGTCGGCCAGCCGGTGCTGATCTCCGACCACCTCAACCTGACCGCGCGCTCGCCGCTGGTCGGCGCGCAGTTCGTGGACCTTGTCGACGCCTACTCCCCCGCGCTGCGCGCGGTGGCGCGCGATATCGATCCCGGCCTGGCCGAGGGCGTGTACGCCGGCCTGCCCGGCCCGCACTATGAGACGCCCGCGGAGATCCGGATGTTGCGCACGATCGGAGCCGATCTGGTCGGCATGTCGACGGTGCACGAGACCATCGCGGCCAGGGCCGCCGGCGCGGCGGTGCTCGGTATCTCACTGGTGACGAATCTGGCGGCCGGGATGACCGGGCAACCACTGAACCACGAAGAGGTGCTGGAGGCGGGCCGGCAGTCGGCGACCCGGATGGGTGCACTGCTGGCGGCGGTCATCGAGCGGATCTGA